gaagaaaatggggtgagcgtcattgaacacgcaattgagagagtgatgctaggagtatcccgtttcacgcaagtgaggaacgggattcaaagttctctcctacgtcagcggtcgaagattagagacgctgccgcgtttgccaaggaaagtaaaataaggtgggccggacacgtgatgcgctttaatgacaaccgttggaccagagccgtgagcggctgggttccccgcgatattaagcgcactacaggaagaccgccgacccgatggtcagatttcttcacgaagtccttcaaagaaaaatatcatgctcttcgtgtcccacgcgaaaggagaaaccactgggctactctggcacgcgatcgggacaaatggaagaattactagcGCCCGCtggaccagttcgaagatcaacgggagtcaaggtaatcaaggtaATCAAGGGCTGTTTGTGATAGCCAGTGTAGGACTCGTACTGATGATGGCTTTAGGCCTCTTCAGATACTATGTCATGTTCCTGAATTGGTCAGGGATCTTTTTGGATCGGTTTGGCCAAATTTCAAAGCAGCGAGCTCCTGGAGCCGAGGAGACCACCCCGCCTGGACGTGCTGGATAAAGCGACACCATCACCGGGCTAATCGTACAAATGTGATTTTGTGTGAACTCACGAGCAAATTCTAAAGGTGTGTTTCAATAAAAGGTAAAAGGAAAGATTTGATAACATTTTGCAGAAAGTTCACTCCCTTATCCCTGTatggttttaattttttgttagcTTCTCCCTCAAACTCAATCAGCAGTTTTATTGGCTCAAAACCGAAAATACCCGATTTTTTGTGCTCATATTTGGACTCGAATTCCTCACCAGAAGCGAAACCACATTGAATGCCATGGACTGTTTAATTTATCATATTCGGTGTATTTCTAGACCTCCTTCACTGCTCGGCGCTTCTTCCTTTGGATGGAGATGTTATTATTTGGTAGACGGTTCTTTCAAATACTGCTTCCTTATTTCGTACTGCTGCGTTTCGGTCATCACAAATGAGGTAAGCTGTTACGATTTCATTGACCCTATCTAAATTTACTTAAAGGGCTGCGCATGCGGTCACATTGCGGCGCACTTGCTTGCTGCCAGTTCTGCTATGTTGCCGGCCCTTCGCAGCCATGAGGGTCTGCAGTGCTAACACTAGGCACTCGCAGCTATTCGGCCTCACCTCAACTGGATAGTTCGCCATAAAAGGGTCTATTATCTAGCCCAGCTTCCAAACGTCTATAAACTAATGTAGGTTATGTCTAGATGTGTGCTCCGTGTTGTGACTGCTTCTCTTAACTTGTGtctaaacttacacccggTTGTGGGAGGCTTTCCTTGGACCATTGTTAACGTTCATAGAAACTTAAACAGGGAATAACGAATGCCTATTTCCTCCGCCACTTCGGATTTAAAAGTGTGAGAAACTTACAAATTAAGTACTAAACGAAACGTTCATTAACGACTTCTATCACAGACAGAACGAAGGACAttgaaataagaaacaaacacAAGGAAgatatggaaataaaaatgttggATCCAATAGAATGTCAGAagatagcacttttttttggatttctagtCGATAAAACTCTGAAGACATCGTGTTTTTGAAGTATCACTTGTTACAGCCTCTTTGTCTTTGTTGCCATTTATGAAAGTCTACATGAATAACCATTTCGAGAATGTTGTAGGAATATGACGAAGGAACATCTGGAAAGGTAACTAGTGAGAGCGAACTCAACCGTGTTTACATGCCAGCCATATaggcagggtcaagcgtatagttgggaaaaatccctcctaaaaacgaccACCCCTCGCAGACCCTCCCAAATACGaccccctcatctcgttcctaccagtatagctgcccatacagcaatcaaaatttgggtataataataaaaagaattaaaaaaaaacaaataaacgcctaataaataaattaaaataatacaatataacaaataaataataaattattttaagaaatagtaatgctacaagtaaaacaaaataaatatatatattgtaataGGGCGAtattaatggaataaataataactagaaattatatgttcatgttaattatatgttcaagatTGCGCGCGACGTGTGCCagatggaagaagatcaagaaaaataatcgagGTAGAAAAGCATTAAACCTCTCGATGGACGGATCTAAACAAGGTTAGAAtattgtgtttgattttcCGTAGAATTTCTGTAATAAGGTGTCTTCCAGGTAGCTCGTCTGGAGATGTGGAACAGTGCAGTGAGAAGACAACAGAGAAAGATGTTTATTGGAatttacatatataataaatttaataaatggttttaattttctatgtCGAGCAGCAAAGACCTCGAGCGAATAGACTGCTCGAGTAGTTCTTGATGTTCCTGGACTTCGCGGTCACGCTTCCTTTGCTGTTTCACAACGTTTCGTTTCACAGCCAAAGTCTGagcagaaataatgataatagcacaaaacattttgcaacgaatttcaaaaagctcacaaatagactggaaaaaagtgtttgcaaaaaaaaacccttaccACTAGCGCGATGATCGTTATCAAAGCGAGGAATCCGAGTACTGCGAAAAGAATAGTAGAGGATCGATCAGAGAGTGGagctgtcgtcgtcgtcgtcgtcgtcatcgTCGTCTGAAGTTGAGATGTGAACCATAcatctctcaattttttcttctttgccagcCACTCCGCTGAAGGTCTTGGTTCGGAGTTAAATTCTTAAAACTGCATGAAGCTCTCGTCAGGAGTAAGGGCGGAAATATCCTGGTACATCTGTAAATACTGAAATTAGTGTATGAATAGatccaataaatgattatCATTAGGCGAGGAGATTAAAAGACGTGtcaagataataaaaaaagactaacTAGAAGGCAGTCAGATTGTCGAAGATGCTACCTGTAGGTCGCGACCCATTCCACATTGGCTACTCACCAAAAATATCCTCCAGGTATATTTGCTCGGATTAGTGAGAGGTAGACGTTActgcaagaattagaagtgagTCAGTGTATATGTAGACATATAGTTTAAAAAGATAAGTGAGCTCTAAATGTGTATTCGGGAACACAATTGTACTGTTTGACAGTGATAAAGAGATGATCtaaagttcgatccccgcaggaaccattatttttgcaaaacgaaaaaacagctggaaaagaaggagaacaccttttaaaacaattttcacactatttccaactattaacaaacaattttactcatcgtcaatggaaatgaacggatgagagttcggttatatagaggttattttagcgattaaaaccaggtcttaattggaaattactgctggacaggtcggattttgttaccttgaaataaacatgaataactcactaacgaagagaaataagaagataaagctggctgcgttgtgtagaggaagatttgcgtTATAAAACGGTTAAAAAATCTTCTACAAAGaccttctggtttttttgaaacctagttgggaaaaagttgagaaatttggcatttttctcaactttttctcaactagctttttttaGAGATGAAACCTGCCTgtaaaaaagcgaaaacaaaaattataatagcaaaaatcttcctctacaacatGCCTCAAccgaattcgtttttataaacAATGAGCagagttatggaaatttgtttgaagtcacacagattttgacgcgttgccgaaaatctgagatttcgctctatttcccgttgcgaggatacggtagcgcctttgaaaaattcgactccatatttggataaagcatcaaggaaaaccattgactgcaaattttggcctctgtgggtgttctggttctctcaaaagctagttgagaaaaactcggaaatttgaggcaaaaattgggatttttctcaactaggtttcaaaaagacttgGAAAGCTAGAGccaccaaactttgtagaaatatagaaatctctctctgcagatcgcagccagctttattgcataaaattcactttgagcgtagatattcagaaactcgtgaaACCTACTTcgtactaattttaaccctaaCTGCGCCtttagatgtcttttttttcgctcagtggCAGCATCATAACtgctttttcgactgaaagtaagaagttcgacactgtaggatgagaaatgtgctccctaaattttttttacgctAAATGCAAAACCAGCAAAACTTTtgcagggattgatccctgaccgtAACATTAAAAACAGCGCGGTATCCTGTTGAGCCATCCAATCTTGATGAGTCAACAGCATCAGCCCTATTTCAACAGAGCATTTAATGGCCAATTGACAGATGTCCTTATCGAAGTCTTTGTAATCGCGCACAAATAAgtctgcactacacttaccaacttgagccagcgtacttgcttttcattgcagctatgcttctacttttacttagtgctcttacacttctgttagcttctgaagatctcgtttGTCATCCGTTCCTAAGCGGATTTTCGACGCTGCGTTCCCGTACAACTGcagatcttcaatatattgaattggctgtgacgaagagtgccaaagcactgtgcaagctatgaagattgcCTTTTATGGTCTCTTAGTACTCAATGCGAAATCACCTCTGATTAGTCTCATTTCTTTCGTATAAATTAGTAACacacaatttttgaaagaataaaaacttttaggtagttaattgcatttaaaataattggtttcctattttatcacatcacaacattatcacgttatttattatgcatcacatttattcaagatttcaattgtttgtgcTAATTCAGAACTAACCGAGAGGCTTGTTAATAgaaatcttgattttttaGAGAGGATGCTACTGTCACTGGTACGTTTCCTTCGACTACgagcttcttctttctcctttctgaaggctttccttttcgttcagGTAATGTGGACTCCCTTACCGCCTTGCACGTACGACGACTTATGATTTTTCACGGTTTGTGCCACCGAAGTGACTCCGATGTCATCAAGCATAAGTTAGAGCAAACTGCTAAGTCGTCCATCttcaagattggctcaaaaagcGCACTAATTTCATCACCAGAATTATgacgaataaattttttaaaaatcattttttggtttgtgtaccctttttttatcctaactttttatgctactatagtcttcctcaactgcaaccgcgggtcttcttcaatcgtttattcgaatattaaacaaatttatttattctatatcatttattttatattaaacagaacttaagtactgaatatgcatcactgacgttttttcttctttgagacaactcttccattttttgtcGCAAATatcgggacctgaaaaaaagccttagaatacgtttcagttgttaatatcttctgatatgcgGTAAAAACATGCCATTCACTGCTGATCCTCCTTCAAGTTTCGGCACTAcgtctgaaaagaagcagttttcacttctgtttttctgctgaatgtcgcatacttaaattacactaaattttgtaagccttaatatgtgtttattCAACCCcgtatttcttttctagttactccttgcatttttttctgattttccgacccctagtttagttttttttcttggttttccgACCTCCTCTTATgacctcccccctccccctgaTCCGACACCACTTTTACGaccccctgttgagaaattctcaatacACCCTTGACCCTGCATATAGGTCCGCATAGCAGACGAGGAACGGATCTCTTAAGTCTACTTATTGTCACTATGGATTTCGCAACAGTAACACCATCCAGTTAGTGTACtatcttctttcaaaatcatCACTTTCAACACTATCACCTTCCGCTCCACCACACCAGTTTCATTGCAATAGTCGCTTATACATAATTACGTAAATTACATACATTTATACATTAATTACATGCATTTATACGTGCTATGCCACTTTTTCTATTATACAATAAATTATCATGATAAGTAACAAAGCCCATAAAACATATCGATTTCTCACCTACACCTTTGTGGCAACTTTCTGCAAAAATACTTATATCGTTGGTACCTCAAATATTACCTTGGTACAGCCCCCACTGTATAGATTCCGAATCCGAAGCAAAAAATGAGTGCATAAACTGACTGGGTTCAGTAGTACGCGCCCACTTTCGTACGACAAGAAGTACTAGAATCTTTTCTCAGAAACGTCGAAAATAAGACTTGAAACTTATTGAAATTTAGAAGATAGTGAAATCTGAAAATCACTTGCTTCGCTTCTGAATGctataaatttcttttcagtgtTTCAGTCTTCTTCCAATGTTAAAGGAAGATCATTCAGGACGTAATCGGTGGAGAATGTCCTCAAAGGAGGTGCTGAAGAAAAGTTTCCACTCTCACTTGAGAAAAATCACATGTTTTCCATGGTGGACTCTGTTTCGTTATTCTTTTGTGATCTTATCCAATGTTCACTATGCGATTCGTACGCTGCAGATCAACATGTGTTAGCCACTCACAGTTTTGAAGGggaaacggtaaagagggtctcGGCGGATTTCCCGCGAGTGCCTCCAAGAAATACCGTGCCCAGTgcatatgccggcggatacgcgaacatacctcgacgaGGTCGCGCTTCAGTcattcatgaagacgcagacaaccgtctcaGATGTTCTACTAGCcgcagagacgcagaaaactgcgcagttacaaggaaatatgcaaagaagagtgatgTGAGCTGTCCAAATTACCGAATaggtcaaagaataatagtgtttgATGGAAGTACACGgaattttgtatggtgttctaataaagaagaagagtCAGTTTGTCTTCATATTActttcagaaagtctagaaatcttatcaaatttgaactctttttcttcctgtaagttccaagaagtcagaatTAGGTCTTTTgtataaattaggctacaaaaagcttgggagttccAGGATagcgataattctcattaccattacttttgaaaggtggaatgttccgttttaacgaaaaattttgtctacgtaatttgaagctattagatacatccttatttcatatttcacgtgaggatttctcttgcttctggtattacaaaattgagatctttcacatcacaaaattgcagtggatgtgtctgattctccaaaacaacttaaatagtgaattatatcccaGCCTGTGATGCAACGTATGACTAgtggtaggtaagcagagtcagctatttagatgccaacgaaagtgaatctctttaggacacacACCATCACTAACTGCTCCGACGAGGCATGACcagggcatgctcgaaattccgccgggaccctctttacacgcacccgttTTAAGGAGTTTGAAGTAGCGATATAAAATTTTCTTGTACAAGAGGATTCTAACAAGAACAATTCTCATTAAGACATGACGTGGCGGTATTTGCAGGAAATGTCAAACTACGTTCTACAGCCGCACACGCAAAGATATACGGATTGCCCTAGGGTCCTTTTTGAGTGATATTAAGAATGTTTTCATGCAGAATGAGCAGAGCGAATCTTTCAGATGCAACAGACACCGACAAGAGAATATCAACAGATTGGGCAAGAAAGATCGGCGCCTCcaggaaaggaaataaataatgctCCATCTGAATGTCACGTACATTTACGACGTCATAGTCGATGTTAGTGGTTACTCTGGTCATGTACGGTATGACAATCCATCGCCCTTAGAAATGCTTTTAGAGTACAAAACACGATGAAGAATACTTAGAAACTTAGTGCAAGGTAATGTTTAATagaatatttaaattttgaaaaagtaaccTAAGATTTTCTGTTTCAGAATTTATCTTCGATTATATCATTAAAAGATGGGAAGATTAACACTTCAAGTTTGTCAAAATAAACTATATTGCATTCCTAAAAGTCTATATTTGGTAAATATTGTTCGCAACAACGGTATTTTTATAAGCATTTTTTTACAAGTCTTATAAGCTATTAGCTAAGCTATTCTCATAAGTCTATTCAGAAATATTGTCCTAAAGTACAAGTTACGACCCGGTTGCCTTCACATGTttcctttgaaggatttcatcatttttcagcCCAATTCAGTGAGGGCAAGTTTCGAGTGTCAGGGACTAGTATATGCACCACAAAAATCGCGAAACTTTGGCACGGAAAACTAAAAACTGAGTGCTTACATCCAAAGATAACGCTGAAGCGCTAAATTTGTGTCGACCTTTTCGTATCCGTGAAAGCATCGAGGCACACATAACAGTGATAAAGGACTACGAACCGAACAAAGATCGAATTCGAAATTTGGAAGATAGAAAATTGATGCTGTAGCAATAAGCAGGACCTTTAGCATTAAAGTGAAAATTGAACCTTGTTGATGTGATCCGAAGGTGAGCGGCAATGCCCAAAAAATGAGGTTTTTCAACGGAATGTGACAGAATGTTTCAGGAAAACTTATTTAAAACTTATTTGTTCTGTGCATCCCTGTCGATTCGCATGTTCACGTGCAAGTGATTCTTCAAGTAGGATCAGCTATGGTCACCAAGATGCTATTATGATGCTCAGGAATGTAGGAGAGAAGAATATTGGATGTCCCAGCTCTGGAAAGACACCAAGATGAGGAAAGGAAATGAGCTTGGTATAACTACTGAAAGTAGGGCGATAGAACACCTTCACTTATTTGTAAAGATGGATGAGTCGTTAGAGAGGATAGTTGATTCCACGAACTGAAATATCACAACGTCGAGCGAAACCTCAACCGACGACTACAAGAGTTTACAAGGTAGCC
This window of the Necator americanus strain Aroian chromosome III, whole genome shotgun sequence genome carries:
- a CDS encoding hypothetical protein (NECATOR_CHRIII.G10985.T2) — encoded protein: MHSFFASDSESIQWGLYQDVVPKLEGGSAVNGPDICDKKWKSCLKEEKTSVMHIHGVAGKEEKIERCMVHISTSDDDDDDDDDDSSTL
- a CDS encoding hypothetical protein (NECATOR_CHRIII.G10986.T1); this encodes MLKEDHSGRNRWRMSSKEEMSNYVLQPHTQRYTDCPRMQQTPTREYQQIGQERSAPPGKEINNAPSECHVHLRRHSRLQEFIFDYIIKRWED
- a CDS encoding hypothetical protein (NECATOR_CHRIII.G10985.T1); this translates as MTTTTTTTAPLSDRSSTILFAVLGFLALITIIALVTLAVKRNVVKQQRKRDREVQEHQELLEQSIRSRSLLLDIEN
- a CDS encoding hypothetical protein (NECATOR_CHRIII.G10986.T2); the protein is MLLSLVRFLRLRASSFSFLKAFLFVQCFSLLPMLKEDHSGRNRWRMSSKEEMSNYVLQPHTQRYTDCPRMQQTPTREYQQIGQERSAPPGKEINNAPSECHVHLRRHSRLQEFIFDYIIKRWED